The genomic window GTGATGATGGGGTTCTGACCTTTCAACTGTTCAGCCGATGCCTTGATTTCCTTCGGCAGTGAAAATAAAACAGGATGTGAAAATCCAACGGATAATTCCAACAACTGACCGGTTACCGTTGCCCTGAAACCAACACCCACAAGTTCCAGTTTTGTTTCGTACCCTTCAGTGACTCCCTTCATCATATTTGCCAATAAAGCACGGTACAATCCATGCAATGCCTTATGGCGTTTCTGATTGGTGGGCCTGTTAACGATTACCTGACCATCTTCCGTTGTGAACGTGATATCTGCATCAACTTTCTGCGTCAACTGACCTTTCGGGCCTTTTACAATAACCTCATTGGAAGGAGTGACAGAAAAACTGACTCCTTTGGGTAATGCAACCGGCATTTTTCCTATGCGTGACATGCTTGAATATTGCTTGTTTTAAAATC from Chitinophagales bacterium includes these protein-coding regions:
- the rplF gene encoding 50S ribosomal protein L6; its protein translation is MSRIGKMPVALPKGVSFSVTPSNEVIVKGPKGQLTQKVDADITFTTEDGQVIVNRPTNQKRHKALHGLYRALLANMMKGVTEGYETKLELVGVGFRATVTGQLLELSVGFSHPVLFSLPKEIKASAEQLKGQNPIITLSSYDKQLLGQMAAKIREVRRPEPYKGKGIKHVNEILRRKAGKSAATGAK